In one window of Leifsonia sp. Root112D2 DNA:
- a CDS encoding pyruvate carboxylase: protein MFRKILVANRGEIAIRAFRAAYELGAATVAVFPYEDRNSMHRLKADEAYQIGEPGHPVRAYLNVAEIIRVAKECGADAIYPGYGFLSENPELAAAAREAGITFIGPGEHVLEMAGNKVTAKEYAIAAGVPVLKSTPPSKDVDLLVSQAEEIGFPIFAKAVAGGGGRGMRRVNSKEELRGSLEEAMREADSAFGDPTMFLEQAVLRPRHIEVQILADGTGETVHLFERDCSVQRRHQKVIEIAPAPNLDEEIRQSLYKDAVAFAKSINYVNAGTVEFLVDTVGERAGQHVFIEMNPRIQVEHTVTEEVTDVDLVQSQMRIAAGETLGELGLHQENLVLRGAALQCRITTEDPTAGFRPDTGKITTYRSPGGGGVRLDGGTINPGAQISPHFDSMLAKMTCRGRTFEAAVSRARRGLAEFRIRGVATNIPFLQAVLDDPSFVAGDLSTSFIEERPELLRGRVSKDRGTKMLNWLADVTVNQPNGPRPETAEPVDKLPKIDLQADAPAGSRQRLLELGPAGFAAALRAQTALAVTETTFRDAHQSLLATRVRTRDLLAAAPYVARMTPELLSVEAWGGATYDVALRFLGEDPWDRLASLREALPNVAIQMLLRGRNTVGYTPYPTEVTDAFVREAAATGVDIFRIFDALNDIDQMRPAIESVLATGTAVAEVAVCYTGDLLDPAEKLYTLDYYLKLAEQIVDSGAHILAIKDMAGLLRPAAAEKLVAAFRDRFDLPVHVHTHDTAGGQLATLLAASRAGADAVDVASAPMAGTTSQPSASALVAALAHTERDTGLSLSAVSDLEPYWEAVRAVYRPFESGLPGPTGRVYKHEIPGGQLSNLRQQAKALGLAEDFELIENMYAAADKILGRVPKVTPSSKVVGDLALSLAAVRADPADFEANPQNYDIPESVIGFMAGELGELPGGWPEPFRSKVLAGRTVRIPTADLTAEDEAGLAGDSATRRATLNRLLFPAPTRQFEQIRELFGDLSVVDTMDYLYGLQPTAEHVIEIDKGVRLYIGLEAIGEADDKGMRTVMTTLNGQLRPVFVRDRGIQVDSKAAEKADSAKPGQVAAPFSGVVTLQVAVGDTVAAGASVASIEAMKMEAAITAPIAGIIERLAIPKTQQVDAGDLLVVITPAG, encoded by the coding sequence ATGTTCCGTAAGATTCTTGTTGCCAATCGCGGCGAAATTGCCATCCGTGCTTTCCGTGCCGCGTATGAGTTGGGCGCCGCGACGGTGGCCGTGTTCCCGTATGAGGACCGCAACTCTATGCACCGTCTGAAGGCCGATGAGGCGTACCAGATCGGTGAGCCGGGGCATCCGGTGCGTGCGTACCTGAACGTGGCGGAGATCATCCGCGTCGCCAAGGAGTGTGGCGCCGATGCGATCTACCCCGGTTATGGCTTCCTCTCGGAGAACCCAGAGTTGGCGGCGGCGGCGCGCGAGGCGGGCATCACGTTCATCGGTCCGGGCGAGCATGTGCTGGAGATGGCCGGCAACAAGGTGACGGCGAAGGAGTATGCGATTGCCGCCGGCGTTCCGGTTCTGAAGTCGACGCCGCCGTCGAAGGATGTCGATCTGCTGGTTTCGCAGGCGGAGGAGATCGGTTTTCCGATCTTCGCGAAGGCCGTTGCCGGTGGCGGCGGGCGCGGGATGCGCCGGGTGAACTCCAAGGAAGAACTGCGTGGCTCGCTCGAGGAGGCGATGCGGGAGGCCGACAGCGCCTTCGGCGATCCCACCATGTTCTTGGAGCAGGCGGTGTTGCGCCCCCGGCACATCGAGGTGCAGATTCTGGCGGACGGCACGGGCGAGACGGTGCACCTGTTCGAGCGTGACTGCTCGGTGCAGCGTCGGCACCAGAAGGTCATCGAGATCGCCCCGGCGCCGAACCTCGACGAGGAGATTCGACAGTCGCTGTACAAGGATGCCGTGGCGTTCGCGAAGTCGATCAACTATGTCAACGCGGGAACCGTGGAGTTTTTGGTCGACACGGTGGGCGAGCGGGCCGGGCAGCATGTGTTCATCGAGATGAACCCGCGCATCCAGGTGGAGCACACGGTGACCGAGGAGGTCACCGATGTGGATCTCGTGCAGTCGCAGATGCGCATCGCGGCGGGGGAGACCCTGGGCGAGCTGGGCCTGCACCAGGAGAACCTCGTTTTGCGCGGGGCGGCCCTGCAGTGCCGCATCACGACGGAGGACCCGACCGCCGGCTTTAGGCCCGACACGGGCAAGATCACGACCTACCGTTCGCCGGGTGGTGGCGGTGTGCGCCTGGACGGCGGCACGATCAACCCGGGCGCGCAGATCAGCCCGCACTTCGACTCCATGCTGGCCAAGATGACCTGCCGTGGTCGCACCTTCGAGGCTGCAGTGAGCCGGGCCCGGCGCGGTCTGGCCGAGTTCCGCATTCGTGGTGTTGCCACCAACATTCCCTTCCTGCAGGCCGTGCTCGACGACCCGTCGTTCGTGGCAGGCGACCTGAGCACCTCGTTCATCGAGGAGCGCCCCGAGTTGTTGCGTGGTCGGGTGTCGAAGGACCGCGGCACGAAGATGCTGAACTGGCTGGCGGATGTCACGGTGAACCAGCCGAACGGTCCGCGTCCCGAGACGGCCGAGCCGGTGGACAAGCTGCCGAAGATCGACCTGCAGGCTGATGCTCCTGCCGGTTCCCGGCAGCGGTTGCTCGAGCTCGGCCCGGCGGGTTTCGCCGCCGCCTTGCGCGCACAGACGGCCCTTGCGGTCACCGAGACCACGTTCCGTGACGCGCACCAGTCGCTGCTGGCGACCCGGGTACGCACGCGTGACCTGCTGGCCGCCGCACCGTATGTTGCACGCATGACGCCCGAACTGCTCTCGGTCGAGGCCTGGGGCGGGGCAACCTACGACGTGGCATTGCGGTTCCTGGGTGAGGACCCGTGGGATCGGCTCGCGTCGCTGCGTGAGGCGCTGCCGAACGTGGCCATCCAGATGTTGTTGCGGGGTCGTAACACCGTCGGCTACACGCCGTATCCGACCGAGGTGACGGACGCATTCGTGCGTGAGGCGGCGGCCACCGGCGTTGATATCTTCCGCATTTTCGATGCCTTGAACGACATCGACCAGATGCGGCCGGCCATCGAATCGGTGCTGGCCACCGGCACGGCGGTTGCCGAGGTTGCCGTGTGCTACACCGGCGATCTGCTGGATCCTGCCGAGAAGCTCTACACCCTCGACTACTACCTGAAGCTTGCCGAGCAGATCGTCGATTCCGGCGCGCACATCCTGGCCATCAAGGACATGGCCGGCCTGCTGCGCCCCGCCGCGGCTGAGAAGCTCGTGGCGGCCTTCCGTGACCGCTTCGACCTGCCCGTGCACGTGCACACCCACGACACCGCCGGCGGCCAGCTGGCCACCCTGCTGGCGGCCAGCCGTGCCGGGGCGGATGCGGTAGACGTGGCGAGCGCGCCGATGGCCGGCACCACCAGCCAGCCATCGGCATCCGCCCTCGTCGCAGCCCTGGCCCACACCGAGCGCGACACCGGACTCTCGCTGAGCGCGGTCAGCGATCTTGAGCCGTACTGGGAGGCCGTGCGCGCCGTCTACCGCCCCTTCGAGTCGGGTCTGCCGGGCCCCACGGGCCGCGTATATAAGCACGAGATTCCCGGTGGCCAGCTCTCTAACCTGCGCCAGCAGGCCAAGGCGCTCGGCCTGGCCGAGGACTTCGAACTCATCGAGAACATGTACGCGGCAGCAGACAAGATCCTCGGTCGGGTTCCCAAGGTGACCCCGTCATCGAAGGTCGTCGGCGATCTTGCCCTGTCGCTGGCCGCGGTGCGTGCCGACCCGGCCGATTTCGAGGCGAACCCGCAGAACTACGACATTCCCGAGTCGGTGATCGGCTTCATGGCCGGCGAGCTCGGCGAACTGCCCGGCGGATGGCCCGAGCCGTTCCGCTCCAAGGTGCTCGCGGGCCGCACGGTGCGGATCCCCACCGCCGACCTGACGGCCGAAGACGAGGCCGGCCTTGCCGGCGACAGCGCCACGCGTCGTGCCACCCTGAACCGGCTCTTGTTCCCGGCACCGACGCGCCAGTTCGAGCAGATCCGCGAGCTCTTCGGTGACCTCTCGGTGGTCGACACCATGGACTACCTCTACGGGCTGCAGCCGACCGCCGAGCACGTCATCGAGATCGACAAGGGCGTGCGGCTCTACATCGGGCTTGAGGCCATCGGCGAGGCCGACGACAAGGGCATGCGCACCGTGATGACCACCCTCAACGGGCAGTTGCGACCGGTGTTCGTGCGCGACCGCGGCATCCAGGTCGACAGCAAGGCCGCCGAGAAGGCCGACAGCGCGAAGCCCGGCCAGGTTGCCGCACCGTTCTCGGGCGTGGTCACCCTGCAGGTGGCCGTGGGTGACACGGTCGCCGCCGGAGCGTCGGTGG
- a CDS encoding ParA family protein, translating into MHVLSVSSLKGGVGKTTVTLGLASAAFAKGLRTLVVDLDPQSDVSTGMDIQIAGHLNVADVLASPKEKIVRAAIAPSGWTKGRSGTIDVLIGSPSAINFDGPHPSIRDIWKLEEALAHVEHDYDLVLIDCAPSLNALTRTAWAASDRVTVVTEPGLFSVAAADRALRAIEEIRRGLSPRLQPLGIIVNRARVQSLEHQFRIKELRDMFGPLVLSPQLPERTSLQQAQGAAKPLHIWPGESAQEMAHNFDVLLERVLRTARIGEYAQLP; encoded by the coding sequence GTGCACGTACTCAGCGTCAGTTCCCTCAAAGGTGGTGTCGGCAAGACCACTGTGACGTTAGGCCTCGCCTCCGCCGCTTTCGCCAAAGGACTGCGCACCCTCGTGGTCGATCTGGACCCTCAATCGGATGTTTCGACGGGCATGGACATCCAGATCGCCGGTCATTTGAACGTCGCAGACGTGCTCGCCTCCCCCAAGGAAAAGATCGTTCGTGCCGCCATCGCGCCGAGCGGCTGGACCAAGGGGCGCTCGGGAACCATCGATGTCTTGATCGGAAGCCCGTCGGCGATCAATTTCGATGGACCGCACCCGAGCATCCGGGATATTTGGAAACTCGAAGAGGCGCTCGCGCACGTCGAGCACGACTACGATCTCGTACTCATCGACTGCGCACCGTCGCTCAACGCGCTCACCCGCACCGCCTGGGCGGCCAGCGACCGCGTGACGGTCGTGACGGAGCCGGGGCTTTTCTCGGTTGCAGCAGCGGATCGCGCATTGCGCGCCATCGAAGAGATTCGCCGTGGGCTCAGCCCGCGATTGCAGCCTCTCGGCATCATCGTCAACCGAGCGCGGGTGCAGTCCCTGGAGCACCAGTTCCGCATCAAGGAGCTGCGCGACATGTTCGGCCCTCTCGTGCTGAGCCCTCAGCTGCCCGAGCGCACCTCACTGCAGCAGGCGCAGGGCGCCGCGAAACCCCTGCACATCTGGCCCGGCGAGAGCGCCCAGGAGATGGCGCACAACTTCGACGTGCTCCTCGAGCGCGTGCTGCGCACGGCCCGCATCGGCGAATACGCGCAACTGCCGTAG
- a CDS encoding MerR family transcriptional regulator codes for MSELGASDSRYDLGLLFTDGLPEMDATAGYRGAVAARAAGISYRQLDYWARTGLVEPTVRGAAGSGSQRLYGFRDILVLKLVKRLLDTGISLQQIRTAVNQLRESGVNDLAQTTLMSDGASVYLCTSNDEVIDLVSRGQGVFGIAVGKVLREVESSLVELDTQSADPMDELAARRAAARKIS; via the coding sequence ATGAGTGAATTGGGTGCAAGCGACTCCCGCTACGACCTCGGACTGCTCTTCACCGACGGACTTCCCGAAATGGATGCGACGGCCGGCTATCGCGGTGCCGTCGCCGCTCGTGCGGCCGGAATCAGCTACCGCCAGTTGGACTACTGGGCCCGAACCGGCCTGGTCGAGCCCACCGTGCGCGGCGCAGCGGGTTCGGGATCACAGCGTCTTTATGGATTTCGCGACATTCTCGTGCTCAAGCTCGTGAAGCGACTGCTCGACACGGGTATCTCTCTTCAGCAGATTCGCACGGCCGTCAACCAGCTTCGTGAATCCGGGGTCAACGATCTTGCGCAGACCACGCTCATGAGCGACGGCGCCAGCGTGTACCTGTGCACCTCCAACGACGAGGTCATCGACCTGGTCAGCCGGGGCCAGGGTGTCTTCGGCATCGCCGTCGGCAAGGTTCTGCGCGAGGTGGAGTCGAGCCTCGTCGAGCTCGACACCCAGTCGGCAGACCCCATGGACGAACTCGCGGCTCGTCGCGCCGCCGCACGCAAGATCTCCTGA
- the ftsR gene encoding transcriptional regulator FtsR: MAREGAQARQPAPAGLLSIGQVLAKLTPEFADLTPSKLRFLEEQGLVAPARTASGYRKFCAEDLERLRTILTMQRDHYLPLKVIRGYLADLDAGRSPSLPGTVTTAPSMLSTGRRFKKADLVREAGATPMLLQDAISASVIVPAEMYEEETLGVLKALVELQRCGIEPRHLRGFRAAAERELGLIESALMPVSRRKDASSRAQAVELARDIAAQLEVVRGSLIRSALGRLTP; the protein is encoded by the coding sequence GTGGCCCGGGAGGGCGCTCAGGCGCGTCAGCCCGCCCCCGCCGGGCTTTTGAGCATCGGCCAGGTGCTGGCCAAGCTCACACCCGAGTTTGCCGACCTCACGCCGTCCAAGCTGCGCTTCCTCGAGGAGCAGGGGCTGGTCGCGCCGGCACGCACGGCATCCGGGTACCGCAAGTTCTGCGCGGAAGACCTCGAACGGTTGCGCACGATTCTCACGATGCAGCGCGATCACTACTTGCCGCTCAAGGTCATTCGCGGCTATCTTGCCGACCTGGATGCCGGTCGTTCGCCGTCGCTGCCGGGCACGGTCACGACGGCCCCATCGATGCTCTCCACCGGCAGGCGCTTCAAGAAGGCCGATCTCGTTCGCGAGGCAGGGGCCACGCCCATGCTGCTGCAAGACGCGATTTCGGCCTCGGTCATCGTGCCGGCCGAGATGTACGAAGAAGAGACCCTCGGGGTTCTCAAGGCCCTCGTCGAACTGCAGAGGTGCGGAATCGAGCCGCGACATCTGAGGGGATTCCGTGCTGCCGCCGAGCGTGAACTCGGACTGATCGAGAGTGCGCTCATGCCGGTCTCTCGTCGCAAAGACGCCTCGAGTCGGGCCCAGGCCGTTGAATTGGCGCGGGACATCGCGGCACAACTCGAGGTGGTGCGGGGCAGCCTCATTCGCTCGGCGCTGGGCCGGCTCACTCCGTGA
- a CDS encoding FHA domain-containing protein, which translates to MNNPLRDASRGNDDTTARFGEEFASAMNASDAAISAEEQQAIAALPDGSALLVVRRGPNSGARFLLDADLTTVGRHPDADIFLDDVTVSRRHAEFVRHASAFEVKDLGSLNGTYYDGVRIENALMADGAEVQVGKFRLTFYSSRAVAGIATAN; encoded by the coding sequence GTGAACAACCCCCTGCGCGACGCGTCCCGTGGAAACGATGACACGACGGCACGCTTCGGGGAGGAGTTCGCCAGCGCGATGAATGCCTCCGACGCAGCCATCTCTGCGGAGGAGCAGCAGGCCATCGCTGCGCTGCCCGACGGATCGGCGCTGCTGGTCGTGCGGCGAGGCCCGAATTCCGGTGCACGTTTTCTGCTGGATGCAGACCTGACGACCGTGGGGCGTCATCCGGATGCCGACATCTTTCTCGACGACGTCACCGTCTCGAGGCGACACGCGGAATTCGTGCGGCATGCGAGCGCTTTCGAGGTCAAGGATCTCGGATCGCTGAACGGCACCTACTACGACGGTGTTCGAATCGAGAATGCACTGATGGCCGACGGCGCCGAGGTGCAGGTCGGCAAGTTCCGGCTGACGTTCTATTCCTCACGAGCCGTCGCGGGCATCGCGACCGCAAACTAG
- a CDS encoding CDP-alcohol phosphatidyltransferase family protein, which yields MVGNGETVSSRVLTVPNVLSFARLALVPVFLVFVILGEDALALGILVISSITDFLDGYLARRLNQVSRLGQLLDPAADRLYIFAALIGLAWREVIPWWLVGVIVGRDVMLAILGVILANHGFGPLPVHHLGKVATFCLFFALPLLMLGEAFPVLAPISLPLGWAFALWGAFLYWWAGIIYIAETTRVVRNPTEPAPRQSDTLEKRGG from the coding sequence ATGGTGGGCAACGGTGAGACGGTCAGTTCGCGGGTTCTCACCGTGCCGAATGTGCTCAGTTTTGCACGGCTCGCTCTCGTGCCTGTCTTCCTCGTCTTCGTGATCCTCGGCGAAGACGCGCTCGCGCTGGGTATTCTTGTCATCTCGAGCATCACGGATTTTCTCGACGGCTATCTCGCACGTCGGCTGAACCAGGTTTCGCGCCTCGGCCAGCTGCTCGACCCGGCCGCCGACCGGCTCTACATCTTCGCCGCGCTCATCGGACTGGCCTGGCGCGAAGTGATTCCCTGGTGGCTGGTCGGGGTGATCGTCGGCCGTGACGTGATGCTCGCGATCCTGGGCGTGATTCTGGCCAATCACGGCTTCGGGCCTCTCCCTGTGCATCATCTGGGCAAGGTGGCCACGTTCTGCCTCTTCTTCGCCTTACCCCTCCTCATGTTGGGGGAGGCGTTCCCCGTGCTTGCCCCGATATCGTTGCCCTTGGGCTGGGCGTTTGCCCTGTGGGGAGCATTTTTGTATTGGTGGGCAGGCATCATCTATATCGCCGAAACCACTCGGGTCGTTCGAAATCCGACCGAACCCGCGCCCCGCCAATCGGATACGCTGGAGAAGAGAGGAGGTTGA
- a CDS encoding DUF1295 domain-containing protein, with product MHPFTLSLYVLAGICAATWVASLMTREYSWVDRIWSIVPLVYVWIFAAAAGLQDARLNLMAALVTVWGIRLTFNFARKGGYAPGGEDYRWAILRTRIAGWQWMLFNLFFIVIYQNVLLWLITLPAWTAFEHRGALTSLDVIAAAVFLALLAGETIADQQQWAFHRFKKAESAAGREPQPRFLQSGLFRLSRHPNFFFEQAQWWVLFVFGAIAAGSLLQWTVLGAVLLTLLFVGSTVFTESISRSRYPEYVEYQRRTSAVIPWFPRRAESASVTPTS from the coding sequence ATGCACCCGTTCACCCTGAGCCTGTACGTTCTCGCCGGTATCTGCGCTGCCACCTGGGTCGCCTCCCTGATGACCCGCGAATACTCGTGGGTGGATCGCATCTGGTCGATAGTTCCGCTCGTCTACGTGTGGATTTTTGCCGCTGCCGCGGGGTTGCAGGATGCGAGGCTGAACCTGATGGCGGCGCTCGTGACGGTGTGGGGCATCCGACTGACATTCAACTTCGCGCGCAAGGGCGGATACGCACCCGGCGGCGAGGACTACCGCTGGGCGATCCTGCGCACCCGCATCGCCGGCTGGCAATGGATGCTGTTCAACCTGTTCTTCATTGTGATCTACCAGAACGTGCTGCTCTGGCTCATCACGCTGCCGGCGTGGACGGCCTTCGAGCACCGCGGAGCGCTCACATCGTTGGATGTGATTGCCGCCGCCGTGTTCCTCGCCCTGTTAGCCGGCGAGACCATCGCCGATCAGCAGCAGTGGGCGTTCCATCGTTTCAAGAAGGCCGAGAGCGCCGCCGGCCGGGAGCCCCAGCCCCGGTTTCTGCAGAGCGGCCTGTTTCGGCTGTCGCGGCATCCGAATTTCTTCTTCGAACAGGCGCAGTGGTGGGTTCTCTTCGTCTTCGGCGCCATTGCTGCCGGCTCGCTGCTGCAGTGGACCGTGCTCGGGGCCGTTCTGCTGACGCTCCTCTTTGTCGGTTCGACAGTGTTCACGGAGAGCATCTCACGCTCGCGCTACCCCGAGTACGTCGAATACCAGCGACGAACCTCGGCCGTCATACCGTGGTTCCCTCGCCGTGCCGAGTCGGCGTCGGTCACTCCGACTTCGTGA